The following coding sequences lie in one Salvelinus fontinalis isolate EN_2023a unplaced genomic scaffold, ASM2944872v1 scaffold_0928, whole genome shotgun sequence genomic window:
- the LOC129847693 gene encoding transcription factor MafG-like, protein MIRPTSGVVGSGSRGMTTTNKGNKALKVKKEPGENGTSLTDDELVTMSVRELNAHLRGLTKDEILQLKQRRRTLKNRGYAASCRVKRVTQKEELEKQKTALQLEVDKLATENATMKVELDSLRSKYEALQSFARTVARSPAVALTPGGRGVMGPLVPGKVATATSVITIIKSKTGARS, encoded by the exons ACCAACAAGTGGTGTAGTTGGAAGCGGCTCTCGTGGCATGACTACTACAAACAAGGGAAACAAAGCCTTGAAG GTGAAGAAGGAGCCAGGGGAGAATGGGACCAGCCTCACGGACGACGAACTGGTGACCATGTCTGTCCGGGAGCTCAACGCTCACCTCCGCGGCCTCACCAAGGACGAAATCCTGCAGCTCAAGCAGCGGCGGCGCACCCTGAAGAACCGTGGCTACGCCGCCAGCTGCCGCGTCAAGCGGGTCACCCAGAAGGAGGAGCTAGAGAAGCAGAAGACGGCGCTGCAGCTGGAGGTGGACAAGCTGGCCACAGAGAACGCCACCATGAAGGTGGAGCTGGACTCGCTGCGCTCCAAGTACGAGGCCCTGCAGAGCTTCGCCAGGACTGTGGCGCGCAGCCCGGCCGTAGCCTTAACCCCAGGGGGTCGGGGGGTCATGGGGCCCCTGGTCCCTGGGAAGGTGGCCACGGCCACCAGCGTCATCACCATCATCAAGTCCAAGACGGGAGCCAGGTCGTAG